A single genomic interval of Pyrus communis chromosome 5, drPyrComm1.1, whole genome shotgun sequence harbors:
- the LOC137734160 gene encoding protein MICRORCHIDIA 6-like — MPVIDVVDLSSDDEVGEREEVDVKPVKLEPGLIGIQLQRKDKPKARIAKHKISKNLHGIRESEENRSSNALSPCHSSSSILDQGQSPVDDTGVSSTSTFSPAPLCRQFWKAGSYNDAVGSKVAFQNGKNYLHVHPMFLHSNATSHKWAFGAIAELLDNAVDEIQNGATFVIVDKILNPRDGTPALLIQDDGSGMDPEAMRRCMSFGFSDKKSKSAIGQYGNGFKTSTMRLGADVIVFSRHQDTRTLTQSIGLLSYTFLARTGHDRIVVPMVDYELNTLTNKLEVMHGREHFMSNLSMLLQWSPYSTEADLLKQFNDIGAHGTKVIVYNLWFSDDGNLELDFDTDPEDIRISGDTKKVDTKFKIVNEEHIANRFRFSLRVYLSILYLRIPQTFQIVLRGRVVEHHNIANDLKFPEFILYKPQSGGSVEGQVITTIGFLKEAPHVSFHGFNVYHKNRLILPYWQVVSYSDSRGRGVVGVLEANFVEPSHNKQDFEKTNLLQKLEVRLKEMTWEYWDYHCGLIGYQVKKKLVSQVSSGPKITQQVSSNRAPPSGVQHVRLGQSFLAVGSKKTALGRSEQSIPNSQTRSEQVGGMKRKEHGDILPVKNVKVAKVVNEKSQNVQLVSPTGDQRKDQEAVNLMQENKKLRADCLEYEKRNEELNFKATQLRSAIKELDDEYSRMMAELEALEAVKEEKGI; from the exons ATGCCTGTGATAGATGTTGTGGATTTATCTAGTGACGATGAAGttggggagagagaggaggtgGATGTGAAACCTGTTAAGTTGGAGCCAGGTCTCATTGGAATACAATTGCAGCGGAAAGACAAGCCTAAAGCTCGAATAGCGAAGCATAAAATATCGAAAAACCTGCATGGGATTCGGGAATCTGAAGAAAATAGGAGCTCAAATGCTTTAAGTCCCTGTCATAGTAGCTCTAGTATATTAGACCAGGGGCAGTCTCCGGTGGATGATACCGGCGTCTCTTCTACATCAACTTTCAGTCCGGCACCGCTTTGCCGGCAGTTTTGGAAAGCTGGGAGCTATAATGACGCTGTTGGTTCTAAAGTCGCATTTCAAA ATGGCAAAAACTATCTACATGTCCATCCTATGTTCCTTCATTCAAATGCCACTTCGCATAAATGGGCGTTTGGCG CCATTGCAGAACTACTTGACAATGCAGTTGATGAG ATACAAAATGGGGCCACTTTTGTCATTGTAGATAAAATCTTGAATCCAAGGGATGGAACTCCGGCATTGTTAATTCAAG ATGATGGTAGTGGGATGGACCCTGAAGCCATGCGGCGTTGTATGAGTTTTGGGTTTTCAGATAAGAAGTCAAAATCAGCCATTGGACAAT ATGGAAATGGTTTCAAGACTAGTACTATGAGACTTGGCGCGGATGTTATTGTTTTCAGTCGCCACCAGGATACAAG GACATTGACTCAAAGCATTGGTCTCCTCTCTTACACATTCTTGGCACGAACAGGCCATGACAGAATAGTAGTACCGATG GTGGATTATGAATTAAACacattaactaataaattagAAGTTATGCATGGGAGGGAACATTTTATGTCTAATCTTTCCATGCTGCTACAATGGTCCCCATATTCAACTGAGGCTGATCTTCTAAAGCAG TTTAATGACATTGGAGCTCATGGTACAAAAGTTATTGTCTATAATTTGTGGTTCAGTGATGATGGGAATCTGGAGCTAGACTTTGATACAGATCCTGAG GACATTCGCATTAGTGGGGATACCAAAAAAGTTGACACTAAATTTAAGATAGTAAATGAAGAGCACATTGCAAACCGTTTCCGTTTTTCTCTCCGT GTATACTTGTCCATCTTGTACTTGCGGATACCACAAACCTTTCAAATAGTACTTCGCGGACGAGTTGTTGAGCATCATAACATTGCAAATGATCTAAAGTTTCCAGAATTTATCTTGTATAAACCTCAAAGTGGAGGTTCTGTGGAG GGTCAAGTTATTACGACTATTGGATTTCTTAAAGAAGCTCCACATGTCAGTTTCCATGGTTTCAATGTGTATCACAAAAATCGTCTAATACTG CCCTATTGGCAGGTTGTGAGCTATTCAGACAGTAGGGGTCGGGGGGTGGTTG GTGTTCTGGAAGCAAATTTTGTTGAGCCGAGTCACAACAAGCAAGATTTTGAGAAAACTAATCTTTTGCAGAAACTTGAAGTTCGCTTAAAGGAGATGACGTGGGAATACTG GGATTATCATTGTGGGTTAATTGGGTATCAGGTAAAGAAGAAACTTGTGTCACAGGTTTCATCTGGTCCTAAGATTACCCAACAGGTTTCATCTAATCGTGCGCCACCTAGTGGTGTTCAACATGTCAGATTGGGTCAAAGTTTCCTTGCTGTTGGTAGTAAAAAGACGGCACTTGGAAGATCTGAACAGTCAATACCCAACTCCCAAACCAGATCTGAACAAG TGGGAGGGATGAAGAGGAAGGAACATGGTGATATTCTACCGGTCAAAAATGTTAAAGTGGCCAAGGTGGTTAACGAGAAGAGTCAGAATGTACAG CTGGTGAGTCCTACTGGAGACCAGCGGAAAGATCAAGAAGCTGTAAATTTGATGCAAGAGAACAAAAAGCTTCGAGCTGA CTGCTTGGAATATGAGAAGAGGAATGAAGAACTTAATTTCAAG GCGACACAGCTCAGAAGTGCAATAAAAGAGCTTGATGACGAATACTCTCGGATGATGGCTGAATTAGAAGCTTTGGAGGCTGTCAAGGAAGAAAagggaatataa